The following coding sequences are from one Rhodopirellula islandica window:
- a CDS encoding AsmA family protein, protein MAELGQEHPPRRKAGRFKTAVVLIITCVLTVFLVRSLLPQTVGEQARRYLEKKLDAHYQDWDVTIQRGTFQPGTGLVFESIEISPKTSRPNLVSKWWSQQPAVKVDRLTVFADLDPQKWMAGDSPLSTRRIAVEGVNANLHVAHDNTLSLASLFPLPQMGPACPQIDLYGVVTNVTFDASSSGDTDRGDANPAQMSAAMQPLQLRWSDIAISTETSDVETTLISGKASERKLVFARGDSNFSGPIELAFDNVIDGTNRQLRIKTAIKDCHIDDAVIARVRSRIAQWLPAKARVSLHGDLTAEYTRQNDQDQFHLDLNLHDGNLDDPRLPSKIRQARGRIQITPQEIKLFPTQAQFGEAFCTLRGSAALVRQSQTSFDLGATDLHFTGEGLTLDRSFAEVMPSKLHALWQKFQARGRLNLTAHATNPAPLRSKAWELQSKVDVRGVDVQFDKFPYPVEQLVGTIRIEDGFATAEQLTGRAGGQRLICDFRVPVHIDPDSPRVHTKQIKIQTEGAVLIDDALISSLTPRESRQSDPKAPMMATVPGPLTETSTSRSFSKVEQFVRSLRPRGAIEWATATLETDPQGNSSRQFDFGVSGGTLRYDKFPYPLYNVKGRVKIEDDLVRIIGFTANNAGSAKVECEGLYHIPNQEPGTLSDSELNLRFQVADLSMDQSLRVSLPESTRHIWDSLSPGGTLDQLDAHIHQSGIEPLDLTLVANQIASGQVTPDSLSLRPVAVPYRIDIVGGHVEYRDNQVRISNLQGRHDGSRMVADGTCTQHPSGRWLLAMDLHSGCRLVPDEELIAAMPEQVGKALRALDLRGPISLRGKTNLLMANDDTSTPLIDWDLLLQLEGNRIADVGPVHSLRGEIQVQGVRDAEVLQAVGNIALDSMHAYGLQITSLRGPFSITNEQLRLGENARLPSPNPEPNGSGVPIVGALFGGKLSLSGGVLLSSGDFEIDASLANAQIATCLSEIGQHRTGITGRFDGDSHLEGRLGDLDLLKGNGRGSVSGANLYQLPYLVQVLNLLRIKATEDVAFTNGETEFSIFGEDLNFNRLVLWGDLVALEGGGTLSRREHLDMSFNTRVSPQNLFSKVVNPLRDNRYTLWTIEVDGPIEAPTIRRKSLSGITQTMEDWFPGMVRSTTADGGNVNR, encoded by the coding sequence TTGGCCGAACTTGGTCAGGAACACCCGCCTCGCCGCAAAGCCGGCCGTTTCAAAACGGCAGTGGTGCTGATCATCACATGCGTGTTGACCGTCTTCCTGGTCCGATCCTTGTTGCCGCAAACCGTTGGGGAACAGGCCCGACGCTACCTCGAAAAGAAGCTGGACGCCCACTACCAAGATTGGGATGTCACCATCCAGCGTGGCACCTTCCAACCCGGCACCGGCCTGGTCTTTGAGTCGATCGAAATCTCTCCGAAAACCAGTCGTCCCAACCTGGTTTCCAAGTGGTGGTCGCAGCAACCGGCGGTCAAGGTCGACCGCCTGACCGTTTTCGCGGACCTCGACCCACAAAAATGGATGGCTGGCGACAGCCCACTTTCCACCCGCCGCATCGCGGTCGAGGGCGTCAACGCGAATCTGCATGTCGCCCACGACAACACGCTCTCGTTGGCATCGCTTTTTCCGCTGCCACAAATGGGACCGGCCTGCCCACAAATTGATCTGTATGGGGTCGTGACAAACGTGACCTTCGACGCGAGTTCTTCCGGGGACACCGATCGAGGCGACGCGAATCCGGCTCAGATGTCGGCTGCCATGCAACCGCTCCAGCTTCGATGGTCCGACATCGCGATCTCCACCGAGACATCCGACGTCGAAACCACCTTGATCTCGGGAAAAGCCTCCGAACGCAAACTGGTTTTCGCTCGCGGAGACAGCAATTTCAGTGGCCCCATTGAACTGGCGTTCGACAATGTGATCGACGGAACCAACCGACAATTGCGAATCAAGACGGCCATCAAGGACTGCCACATCGACGACGCAGTGATCGCCAGGGTCCGCTCACGAATCGCCCAGTGGTTGCCCGCCAAGGCGCGTGTCAGTCTGCATGGCGACTTGACCGCCGAGTACACCCGGCAAAACGACCAAGACCAATTCCATCTCGATCTGAACTTGCACGATGGCAACCTGGACGACCCTCGCTTGCCATCCAAAATCCGTCAGGCTCGCGGACGGATTCAGATCACTCCCCAAGAAATCAAGCTGTTTCCGACCCAAGCCCAATTTGGGGAAGCGTTTTGCACCCTCCGTGGATCCGCTGCCTTGGTTCGCCAATCCCAAACCAGTTTTGATCTGGGTGCCACCGACCTGCATTTCACCGGAGAAGGCCTGACCCTGGATCGCTCCTTCGCGGAAGTGATGCCGAGCAAACTGCACGCGCTGTGGCAAAAGTTCCAGGCTCGCGGCCGCTTGAACCTGACAGCACACGCGACCAACCCCGCGCCCCTGCGATCCAAAGCTTGGGAGTTGCAATCGAAGGTGGATGTGCGTGGCGTCGACGTTCAATTCGACAAATTCCCGTACCCTGTCGAGCAACTGGTCGGCACGATCCGGATCGAAGACGGGTTCGCGACCGCCGAACAACTCACCGGCCGCGCCGGTGGCCAGCGATTGATTTGTGATTTTCGTGTTCCCGTCCACATTGATCCTGATTCGCCCCGGGTTCATACCAAACAGATCAAAATCCAAACCGAAGGCGCGGTTCTGATCGATGACGCCCTGATCTCTTCCTTGACCCCGCGTGAGTCTCGCCAGAGCGATCCCAAGGCCCCCATGATGGCCACCGTTCCGGGTCCGCTGACCGAAACCAGCACGTCGCGATCCTTCTCAAAAGTGGAGCAATTTGTTCGCTCCTTGCGACCACGGGGGGCGATCGAATGGGCTACCGCCACCCTCGAAACCGATCCCCAAGGCAACTCATCCCGTCAGTTTGATTTCGGTGTCTCGGGTGGAACGCTTCGCTACGACAAGTTCCCTTACCCGCTGTACAACGTCAAAGGCCGCGTCAAAATCGAGGATGACTTGGTTCGCATCATTGGCTTCACCGCCAACAACGCGGGATCAGCCAAAGTGGAATGCGAAGGGCTGTACCACATTCCCAACCAAGAACCAGGGACGCTTTCCGATTCGGAGCTGAACCTGCGTTTCCAAGTCGCCGACCTCTCGATGGACCAATCGCTTCGGGTGTCACTCCCCGAGTCGACTCGCCACATTTGGGACTCCCTGTCACCTGGTGGAACACTGGACCAACTGGATGCCCACATCCATCAATCCGGAATCGAACCACTGGACCTGACTTTGGTCGCCAACCAAATTGCGTCTGGGCAAGTGACGCCGGATTCACTGAGCCTTCGCCCGGTGGCGGTTCCCTATCGCATCGACATCGTCGGTGGCCACGTCGAATACAGAGACAACCAAGTCCGAATCAGCAACCTTCAAGGCCGCCACGATGGATCCCGGATGGTTGCCGATGGCACCTGCACACAGCACCCATCGGGACGCTGGTTGCTCGCGATGGACCTGCACAGTGGCTGCCGTTTGGTACCCGATGAAGAATTGATTGCGGCGATGCCCGAACAAGTGGGCAAAGCACTCCGAGCCCTCGATTTACGCGGTCCCATCAGCCTTCGAGGGAAAACCAATCTGTTGATGGCCAATGACGACACTTCGACGCCGTTGATCGACTGGGATCTGCTGCTGCAACTCGAAGGCAACCGAATTGCGGATGTCGGCCCGGTTCATTCGCTTCGTGGTGAAATCCAAGTTCAAGGCGTTCGTGATGCAGAAGTGCTGCAAGCGGTTGGAAACATCGCCCTGGATTCCATGCACGCCTACGGACTGCAAATCACCTCATTGCGTGGCCCGTTCTCGATCACCAACGAGCAACTTCGACTGGGTGAAAACGCTCGACTGCCTTCCCCCAATCCGGAGCCCAACGGCAGCGGCGTCCCGATCGTGGGTGCCTTGTTCGGCGGCAAACTCAGCCTCAGCGGAGGCGTGCTCCTCTCAAGCGGCGACTTTGAAATTGACGCCTCGCTCGCGAACGCACAGATCGCAACCTGCCTGTCTGAAATTGGCCAGCACCGCACCGGGATCACGGGACGCTTTGACGGCGACTCTCACTTGGAAGGTCGCTTGGGCGATTTGGATCTGCTCAAAGGAAATGGTCGAGGCAGTGTCAGCGGCGCCAACCTGTATCAGTTGCCCTATCTCGTTCAGGTCCTGAACTTGCTACGCATCAAAGCCACGGAAGACGTTGCTTTCACCAACGGCGAAACGGAATTCTCCATCTTCGGCGAAGACTTGAACTTCAATCGCCTGGTGCTCTGGGGCGATCTGGTCGCCTTGGAGGGCGGTGGAACGCTCAGCCGCCGCGAACACCTGGACATGTCCTTCAACACTCGCGTCAGCCCGCAGAACCTGTTCAGCAAGGTCGTCAATCCGCTGCGTGACAACCGTTACACACTGTGGACGATCGAAGTCGATGGCCCAATCGAAGCGCCGACGATCCGCCGGAAATCACTCAGCGGGATCACGCAAACCATGGAGGATTGGTTCCCAGGCATGGTGCGTTCGACCACCGCCGATGGTGGGAACGTCAACCGATAG
- a CDS encoding response regulator transcription factor, whose product MIDSTNERAGVCLLARKSMGEATSVDLRALIESDSDWGLVQCSSSDQLLEWIAGDRLQRPGCLVVDVELIGDGFQRVQKALSDSNCSVPLILVAGELPIETVIHAFEKGAWSVVLKSADGVQKFSGSLRDHIHQAIDWDGFQVGLEKAHRKRNRILEGLTERQRKVLNCVMDGMPTKAIAANYKVSKRLIEFERSHLLSAFGVAGTAELTAVVGEHRIIEQLLGRYRRVDYATQGRTFQRPMVLRGSVSRTPVQADD is encoded by the coding sequence TTGATTGATTCCACGAATGAGCGTGCGGGTGTGTGTTTGCTGGCCCGGAAGTCGATGGGGGAGGCGACGTCGGTCGACCTGAGAGCGCTGATCGAGTCCGACTCCGATTGGGGCTTGGTGCAGTGTTCTTCCAGCGATCAGCTGCTGGAATGGATCGCTGGCGATCGACTCCAGCGGCCGGGATGTTTGGTCGTGGATGTCGAATTGATCGGCGACGGTTTCCAGCGTGTGCAAAAGGCATTGTCAGATTCGAATTGCAGTGTGCCGCTGATTTTAGTCGCAGGTGAACTGCCGATTGAAACGGTGATTCACGCCTTTGAGAAAGGTGCATGGAGTGTCGTTCTAAAATCGGCGGACGGCGTTCAAAAGTTCAGTGGCTCACTCCGGGATCATATCCACCAAGCGATTGACTGGGATGGTTTTCAGGTTGGGTTGGAAAAGGCCCATCGCAAACGCAACCGAATTTTGGAAGGTTTGACGGAGCGGCAACGCAAGGTGCTCAACTGTGTGATGGACGGGATGCCAACCAAAGCCATCGCAGCCAACTACAAGGTTTCCAAACGTCTGATTGAGTTCGAACGCAGCCACTTGTTGTCAGCGTTTGGTGTGGCCGGAACCGCAGAGCTGACGGCAGTGGTGGGCGAGCATCGAATCATTGAGCAGCTCTTGGGGCGCTATCGACGGGTCGACTATGCCACTCAAGGGCGTACATTCCAACGGCCAATGGTCCTGCGCGGCTCCGTATCAAGAACTCCAGTCCAGGCAGACGACTAG
- a CDS encoding SDR family NAD(P)-dependent oxidoreductase yields the protein MTSSNYMIVGASGGIGTALCKQLVSDGHRVMLVGRNESNLQTLANELQQPFQVCDATDWDGLAGVADYAIEHFGGLDGAANLAGSILLKPAHLTSKEDLQSVLEANLITAFGLVRTIAPRLKKQGGGSIVLMSSGGAAIGLTSHEAIAAAKAGVAAMARAAAATYAAGNVRINTVAPGLVETELTARVWQNERSAEASRSMHPLGRLGQPEDIASMIAWLLAPENAWITGQDIAVDGGLSSIKSATR from the coding sequence ATGACATCGTCCAACTACATGATCGTTGGTGCCAGCGGCGGCATCGGAACTGCGCTTTGCAAACAGCTCGTTTCGGATGGTCACCGAGTGATGCTGGTCGGCAGAAATGAATCCAACCTGCAAACGCTCGCAAACGAACTCCAACAGCCTTTCCAGGTTTGTGATGCAACCGATTGGGACGGATTGGCTGGCGTCGCTGACTACGCAATCGAACACTTTGGCGGACTCGATGGTGCAGCGAATTTGGCCGGTTCGATCCTACTCAAGCCAGCTCACTTGACCAGCAAAGAGGATCTTCAATCTGTGCTCGAAGCCAATCTGATCACCGCCTTTGGGTTGGTCCGGACGATCGCCCCACGTTTAAAAAAACAGGGCGGTGGTTCGATCGTGTTGATGTCCAGCGGCGGCGCAGCAATCGGGTTAACCAGCCACGAAGCCATCGCCGCTGCCAAGGCGGGAGTTGCCGCCATGGCCCGCGCAGCAGCCGCGACTTATGCGGCCGGCAACGTCCGCATCAACACGGTTGCCCCCGGTTTGGTCGAGACCGAATTGACCGCCCGGGTCTGGCAGAATGAACGTTCGGCGGAAGCCAGCCGATCCATGCACCCGCTGGGGCGACTCGGCCAACCCGAGGACATCGCCTCGATGATTGCGTGGCTGCTGGCTCCCGAAAACGCCTGGATCACTGGCCAGGACATCGCAGTCGATGGCGGACTGAGCTCCATCAAATCAGCCACCCGATAA
- the cyaB gene encoding class IV adenylate cyclase: MFEVELKFRVGNVDELRERLAENDAVLVSENENQDTYYNHPSRDFAESGEALRVRRIDGTPLVTYKGSKRPGAVKAREELEWRLDPGDPTGESMETLFDRLGFQKVATVTKQRETFHLGSTDPMTVTIDRVDGLGEFAEIERVLHERSPSDEAVETARSEVVGLATALGLDAPESRSYLRMQLELSGG, from the coding sequence ATGTTTGAAGTCGAATTGAAATTTCGCGTCGGCAATGTCGACGAACTCCGAGAGCGACTGGCGGAGAACGATGCGGTTCTGGTGTCGGAAAATGAAAACCAAGACACCTATTACAATCATCCGTCGCGTGACTTCGCCGAATCGGGGGAAGCGTTGCGAGTCCGGCGAATCGATGGCACGCCATTGGTGACCTACAAAGGTTCCAAGCGACCGGGGGCGGTGAAGGCTCGCGAGGAACTGGAATGGCGCTTGGATCCAGGCGATCCGACGGGGGAGTCCATGGAGACGTTGTTCGATCGACTTGGTTTTCAGAAGGTTGCAACGGTGACCAAGCAACGAGAAACGTTTCACCTGGGATCAACCGATCCGATGACCGTCACGATTGATCGTGTGGATGGGCTGGGCGAGTTTGCCGAAATTGAACGTGTGTTGCATGAACGTTCGCCCAGCGACGAGGCGGTGGAAACAGCTCGGTCGGAAGTCGTGGGCTTGGCCACAGCCTTGGGACTGGATGCACCGGAGTCGAGAAGCTACTTGCGAATGCAACTGGAATTATCGGGTGGCTGA
- a CDS encoding thiamine phosphate synthase, producing the protein MTNAESRTVLRILDANANRAGEGLRTLEESARFILDDLCLTDCLKTHRHDLAVAMGRWNRLQLIDSRDTPGDVGTQVTTASEQSRADLSAVIAAATTRTQQALRCLEEYGKTSDPAFAARIESIRYQCYATFRELELKMAGSNTRSRKLRDARLYALIACEPNADRLEARIAELADAQVDVIQLRDPSVDDRTLFEQARIGAAIAKQREVLWIINDRADIAVAADADGVHVGQEEVPVDALRGVMGRERLIGLSTHDIEQVHAAARTTADYIGCGPTFPGKTKSFDHFPGCVFLKQVSDAEQTGELALPAFAIGGIGLDNVEQVSQAGIGRVAVTGALASHEGLRQTASTMREILERVPFRLTADSEAVGSVLER; encoded by the coding sequence ATGACGAATGCCGAATCCAGAACCGTGTTGCGAATCTTGGATGCCAATGCAAATCGCGCTGGCGAAGGGCTTCGGACGCTCGAGGAGTCCGCTCGCTTCATCTTAGACGATCTTTGTCTGACGGATTGCCTGAAGACGCACCGCCATGATTTGGCGGTCGCGATGGGGCGGTGGAACCGGTTGCAACTGATCGATTCTCGTGACACGCCGGGGGACGTTGGCACACAAGTGACAACCGCAAGTGAGCAGTCGCGAGCGGACCTTTCTGCGGTGATTGCGGCCGCGACGACTCGGACTCAGCAAGCTCTGCGGTGCCTGGAAGAGTATGGGAAAACCAGCGACCCTGCGTTTGCTGCGAGGATCGAATCGATTCGTTACCAGTGTTACGCCACGTTCCGGGAATTGGAACTGAAGATGGCTGGTTCGAACACGCGTTCGCGAAAGTTACGCGACGCGAGGTTGTATGCCTTGATCGCGTGCGAGCCCAATGCGGATCGTTTGGAAGCCCGGATTGCTGAGTTGGCCGATGCCCAAGTCGATGTGATTCAGCTCCGTGATCCAAGCGTCGACGATCGGACTTTGTTTGAACAAGCAAGGATTGGGGCGGCCATCGCCAAGCAGCGGGAAGTGCTGTGGATCATCAACGACCGGGCCGACATCGCTGTGGCGGCGGACGCGGATGGAGTGCATGTCGGGCAAGAAGAGGTGCCGGTGGATGCGCTTCGCGGCGTGATGGGCAGGGAACGCTTGATCGGGCTGTCAACGCACGACATCGAACAAGTTCACGCGGCCGCTCGCACCACGGCCGATTACATCGGCTGCGGACCAACGTTCCCCGGCAAGACGAAGTCGTTCGATCACTTTCCCGGCTGTGTGTTCTTGAAGCAGGTCAGTGATGCGGAGCAAACCGGAGAACTTGCCTTGCCCGCCTTCGCGATTGGTGGCATTGGGCTGGACAATGTGGAGCAAGTGTCGCAGGCCGGGATCGGGCGCGTTGCGGTCACAGGAGCTTTGGCATCTCATGAAGGGCTGCGTCAAACGGCATCGACGATGCGAGAAATCCTGGAACGGGTTCCGTTCCGTTTGACTGCCGACTCAGAAGCGGTCGGTTCCGTTCTGGAACGCTAA
- a CDS encoding SGNH/GDSL hydrolase family protein, whose protein sequence is MSISRLRFSTAAIISIAAFLPFGFLAVGHADQPTQKSSPRQARANDPFAPPQIDPALPNVLLIGDSISIGYMLDARRALEGTANVFRPNTNCGPTTRGLEQLDRWLGDRKWDVIHFNFGLHDLKFMGPNGKSLADPKLPTSKRQVPLEEYSANLETIAKKLKATGATVIWRETTPVPEGSQGRLAEDGPRYNEAAAQVMESIGGIQTDPFYEVAMKHASMQRKANVHYTQAGSKLLGEHVAEVVSAALQQ, encoded by the coding sequence ATGTCCATCTCCCGCCTCCGGTTTTCCACCGCAGCCATTATTTCGATCGCTGCTTTCCTACCGTTCGGTTTCCTCGCCGTCGGACACGCCGATCAACCGACCCAAAAGTCTTCGCCACGTCAAGCACGTGCGAACGACCCGTTTGCGCCACCCCAAATCGATCCGGCCCTCCCCAACGTTCTGTTGATCGGCGATTCCATTTCGATTGGCTACATGTTGGACGCCCGACGAGCCCTCGAAGGCACAGCAAACGTCTTCCGCCCCAACACGAACTGCGGCCCCACCACCCGCGGGCTGGAACAACTCGACCGCTGGTTGGGTGATCGTAAGTGGGATGTCATCCACTTCAACTTTGGCTTGCACGATCTCAAATTCATGGGCCCCAATGGCAAGAGTTTGGCCGATCCCAAACTGCCGACCAGCAAACGACAAGTCCCACTCGAAGAGTACTCCGCCAACCTCGAAACCATCGCGAAAAAGTTAAAAGCAACTGGCGCAACCGTGATTTGGCGCGAGACCACTCCGGTCCCCGAAGGATCCCAGGGTCGACTGGCGGAAGATGGCCCACGCTACAACGAAGCCGCCGCCCAGGTCATGGAATCCATTGGAGGCATTCAAACCGATCCCTTTTATGAGGTTGCGATGAAGCATGCCTCCATGCAACGCAAAGCCAACGTGCACTACACACAGGCGGGATCAAAATTGCTCGGCGAACACGTCGCCGAAGTCGTCTCAGCAGCACTCCAGCAATGA
- a CDS encoding alpha/beta hydrolase family protein, with product MRLTVFSTVLAVLSLLAPSLIRAEEVMIKPDVVYGHKFGLATTFDVFTPAQNANGAAVLFMVSGGWYSSWSPPEQIQPRFKPLTDQGFTVFAVRHGSSPRFSIAEAVADVRRSVRFIRLNAEAYQVDPDRIGVFGMSAGGHLSLMLGTASDEGNADSKDPVDQVSDRVQAVVAYVAPTDLRIMAMDAPDRLAAYERFPALEIDANTAEPDSPIVHVTPDDAPTLLLAGAKDELVPISHSRKILVAFEKANVETKLIEFENAGHGFGGEDAKQATDAMVDWFVTHLTEKP from the coding sequence ATGCGATTGACTGTCTTTTCCACTGTGCTGGCTGTGCTCTCACTCTTGGCCCCGTCTCTCATCCGTGCCGAGGAGGTGATGATCAAGCCGGATGTTGTCTACGGACACAAGTTTGGCTTGGCAACGACTTTTGACGTGTTCACACCAGCTCAGAACGCCAACGGAGCGGCGGTGCTGTTCATGGTCAGCGGCGGCTGGTACTCCAGCTGGTCACCACCGGAACAAATCCAACCCCGGTTCAAACCGTTGACCGACCAAGGGTTCACTGTCTTCGCCGTGCGACACGGCAGTAGTCCCAGGTTTTCCATCGCCGAAGCGGTTGCGGATGTTCGTCGCAGCGTGCGTTTCATTCGGCTGAATGCAGAGGCCTACCAAGTCGATCCGGATCGAATCGGCGTGTTCGGCATGAGTGCGGGAGGGCATTTGTCACTGATGCTCGGAACGGCATCCGATGAAGGAAACGCCGACTCCAAAGACCCCGTCGACCAAGTCAGCGATCGTGTCCAAGCCGTGGTTGCTTACGTGGCTCCCACTGACCTGCGAATCATGGCCATGGACGCGCCGGACCGGCTGGCTGCTTATGAGCGTTTTCCGGCATTGGAGATCGATGCAAACACGGCGGAACCTGACTCACCGATCGTTCACGTCACGCCCGACGACGCACCGACACTGTTGCTCGCAGGAGCCAAAGATGAATTGGTTCCGATCTCGCACAGTCGCAAGATCCTGGTGGCGTTCGAAAAAGCAAACGTCGAGACGAAATTGATCGAGTTCGAAAACGCAGGTCACGGGTTTGGAGGCGAAGACGCAAAGCAGGCGACCGACGCGATGGTGGATTGGTTTGTCACTCATCTCACCGAAAAACCCTGA
- a CDS encoding AI-2E family transporter, with amino-acid sequence MAKTKSDLATIAAVAQLLAVVLTVAALFFARDVFIPLALGLLLSFLLTPIVDRLQRWGIPNIPAVVITAAFAFVLLAGTFTLLGRELTNLVGDLPTHKDELVSKARSIAGMTTGMGGELDNLADEVTQAMVKDADPRQEATDQIAEDQTIFQQWTDKLLPTKVAPSDLPNDGTTAKSPLYVQSVEEALPLASWASTAGTLLGPLATAGLVTVFALFMLIHREDLRDRMIAVVSHGNYVTTTEALDEAAGRISRYLVAQTIINTSYGFVLAIGLSIIGLTMTEDGAFPNAILWGVLATCLRFVPYLGPTAAAIFPSAIALSVFPGYSVFLAVVALITTLELVSNNVIEPWLYGTSTGISAVAVIVAAVFWGWLWGPVGLLLSTPLTVCLVVLGRYVPRFKIIATLLGEDVEIKPSIRFYQRLLAFDEHRAHEILFDHFEAEGLEEACDDVVLPALKRIRTDHDAENLSDSDADRLFEMVAGMIPELDDRVSLALRSQLDAEEPTETPSVEPQSRIIGTNSHHHSETLVLKLLRLGGRAYYQLDGVEDDMMPQEIARMIADAKPLAVVIAVLPKGGFVQARYLCKAIRSEGYSGAVVIACLGKFKNFDKLFVKFRKAGATAMTTSYSQTHSKLVSITQRHARQTSTSFPQPQTTS; translated from the coding sequence ATGGCAAAAACTAAATCCGATCTTGCCACCATTGCGGCGGTCGCTCAGTTGCTAGCAGTTGTGTTGACCGTTGCCGCTTTGTTCTTTGCTCGCGACGTGTTCATTCCACTCGCACTCGGGTTATTGCTGTCGTTTCTGCTCACCCCGATCGTCGATCGCTTGCAGCGATGGGGCATTCCTAACATCCCAGCCGTTGTGATCACGGCGGCCTTTGCATTCGTTTTGCTCGCTGGCACGTTCACGCTACTTGGCCGCGAATTAACCAACCTGGTCGGCGACCTTCCAACCCACAAAGACGAGCTCGTTTCGAAGGCTCGCAGCATCGCGGGCATGACGACCGGCATGGGAGGCGAACTGGACAATCTGGCCGATGAGGTCACTCAGGCCATGGTCAAGGATGCCGACCCCCGCCAGGAAGCCACAGACCAGATCGCTGAAGACCAAACCATTTTTCAGCAGTGGACTGACAAGCTCCTGCCAACCAAAGTGGCTCCCAGCGATCTCCCCAACGATGGGACAACAGCCAAGAGCCCCCTCTACGTTCAATCCGTCGAAGAAGCCTTGCCGCTGGCGTCCTGGGCTTCGACCGCTGGGACCTTGCTGGGACCACTCGCGACCGCTGGCCTGGTGACGGTGTTCGCGTTGTTCATGCTGATCCATCGTGAAGACTTACGGGACCGAATGATAGCGGTGGTCAGTCATGGCAATTATGTCACGACGACAGAAGCCCTCGATGAGGCTGCCGGCCGCATCAGTCGATACTTGGTCGCCCAAACGATCATCAACACCAGCTATGGATTCGTGTTGGCGATCGGGCTTTCCATCATCGGGTTGACCATGACCGAAGACGGAGCGTTTCCCAATGCCATTTTGTGGGGCGTGTTGGCGACGTGCTTGCGGTTCGTGCCGTACCTCGGCCCCACCGCTGCCGCAATTTTCCCCTCCGCGATCGCCCTTTCGGTCTTCCCTGGTTACAGCGTCTTTCTGGCGGTTGTGGCGCTCATCACCACCCTGGAACTGGTCAGCAACAATGTCATTGAACCATGGTTGTATGGAACCAGCACCGGCATTTCCGCTGTCGCGGTGATTGTCGCGGCCGTCTTTTGGGGTTGGCTGTGGGGCCCCGTGGGCCTGCTGCTTTCCACCCCGTTGACTGTCTGCTTGGTTGTTCTGGGACGCTACGTGCCTCGTTTCAAGATCATTGCGACACTCCTGGGGGAAGACGTTGAAATCAAGCCGTCGATTCGTTTCTACCAGCGACTCCTCGCGTTCGACGAGCACCGAGCCCACGAAATCCTGTTCGATCATTTCGAAGCGGAGGGTTTGGAGGAAGCCTGCGATGACGTTGTCCTGCCTGCACTCAAACGAATTCGAACCGACCACGACGCGGAAAACCTGAGCGATTCCGACGCCGACCGACTTTTTGAGATGGTTGCTGGGATGATCCCGGAGTTAGACGACCGCGTCTCCCTCGCGCTCCGTTCGCAACTGGATGCAGAGGAACCAACCGAAACGCCCAGCGTGGAGCCCCAAAGTCGAATCATCGGCACCAACTCCCACCACCACAGCGAAACGCTCGTCCTGAAACTACTCCGACTCGGCGGCCGAGCGTATTATCAACTCGACGGGGTGGAGGACGACATGATGCCGCAAGAGATTGCTCGCATGATTGCCGACGCCAAACCGCTTGCCGTGGTCATCGCAGTCCTTCCCAAAGGTGGCTTTGTTCAAGCCCGCTACCTCTGCAAAGCCATTCGCAGCGAAGGCTACTCGGGAGCGGTCGTGATCGCCTGCCTCGGTAAGTTCAAAAACTTCGACAAACTCTTCGTCAAGTTCCGCAAGGCGGGGGCGACAGCGATGACAACTTCGTATTCACAAACGCACAGCAAATTGGTCTCCATCACTCAGCGACACGCCCGTCAAACAAGCACCTCCTTCCCTCAACCCCAGACGACCTCATGA
- a CDS encoding response regulator, which translates to MTTILLVEDNHDIRDLVSRKLRGQGFAVATANNGLEAVLACAQTAPALILMDINMPELDGIEATIQIRAADPEQRIPVIALTAYALPDDEERAKAAGCDAFHPKPVDFNKLFDQITSLLGETSAS; encoded by the coding sequence ATGACGACCATCCTTCTGGTGGAAGACAACCACGACATTCGCGATCTCGTCAGCCGAAAGCTTCGTGGACAGGGATTTGCAGTGGCCACCGCCAACAATGGATTGGAAGCGGTCCTCGCCTGTGCCCAAACGGCCCCCGCGTTAATCTTGATGGACATCAACATGCCCGAACTGGATGGCATCGAAGCGACCATCCAGATCCGTGCTGCAGACCCTGAGCAACGCATTCCTGTGATCGCGTTGACAGCCTATGCGTTGCCCGACGATGAAGAACGAGCGAAAGCAGCCGGCTGCGATGCTTTTCATCCGAAACCAGTCGACTTCAACAAACTATTCGATCAAATCACATCCCTCTTAGGAGAAACGAGCGCATCATGA